From a single Nostoc edaphicum CCNP1411 genomic region:
- a CDS encoding DUF4129 domain-containing protein — translation MPTDTFEKTSWSWQLSQFQQQAGEWWEYQFYRFGQALPELPTGWSISPWLGELLKFLFWLVLGLFVAWVGWRLWREFSPYVYSWLNRTGNLTDFRVKTRSNESSIALLLERSQQFYRQGNYREACRCVYLAMLQQLDQNAIAPQKLSRTDGEYLQLLRSSVTPIQPYETLITTHEQLCFGNAEILPDNYEQCRQAYREISPE, via the coding sequence ATGCCTACAGATACTTTTGAAAAAACTAGCTGGAGTTGGCAGTTGTCTCAATTCCAACAACAAGCGGGTGAATGGTGGGAATACCAGTTTTACCGCTTTGGACAGGCTTTGCCAGAATTACCTACTGGATGGTCGATTAGCCCTTGGCTTGGTGAGTTGCTGAAATTCCTGTTTTGGTTGGTACTAGGCTTATTTGTAGCTTGGGTGGGCTGGCGATTATGGCGAGAATTCAGTCCTTATGTATATTCGTGGCTGAATAGAACTGGCAATCTCACTGATTTTCGCGTAAAAACCCGCTCTAATGAGTCATCGATAGCCCTTTTGTTGGAGCGATCGCAACAATTTTACCGTCAAGGTAACTACCGTGAGGCTTGCCGTTGTGTCTATTTAGCGATGTTGCAGCAGTTAGATCAAAATGCGATCGCACCCCAGAAACTCAGTCGCACAGATGGAGAATATCTGCAATTGCTGCGATCGTCTGTGACTCCCATACAGCCTTATGAAACTTTAATTACTACTCACGAGCAATTATGTTTTGGTAATGCCGAGATTTTGCCAGACAATTATGAGCAGTGTCGGCAAGCTTATCGGGAAATTTCCCCAGAATAA
- a CDS encoding DUF2243 domain-containing protein, with translation MEAKSENLNRRAPLITAGIFLGVGIGGFIDGILLHQILQWHHMLSHIRPLTNMANIDLNMVWDGLFHTFNWVFTVVGVVLLWRAGGRDDVPWSSQTFIGSILIGTGLFDLVEGLIDHQILGIHHVKSGPNELAWDLGFLALGALLVVIGWIMIKKSRVISH, from the coding sequence ATGGAGGCAAAAAGTGAAAACCTCAACCGACGCGCACCACTAATTACTGCTGGAATTTTTCTTGGTGTAGGTATTGGAGGGTTTATTGACGGAATTTTACTACATCAGATCCTCCAGTGGCATCACATGCTTAGTCACATTCGACCTCTGACTAACATGGCGAATATAGACTTGAACATGGTATGGGATGGGTTATTTCATACCTTTAATTGGGTATTCACCGTGGTAGGAGTTGTGTTGCTATGGCGTGCAGGAGGGCGTGATGATGTTCCTTGGTCATCACAGACCTTTATTGGGTCAATACTTATTGGTACTGGGTTGTTCGATTTGGTTGAAGGTTTAATTGACCACCAAATCCTCGGTATCCATCATGTGAAATCAGGGCCAAATGAGTTAGCTTGGGATCTGGGATTTCTTGCATTAGGTGCGTTACTTGTTGTTATTGGCTGGATAATGATAAAAAAGTCAAGGGTCATTAGTCATTAG
- the tnpB gene encoding IS200/IS605 family element RNA-guided endonuclease TnpB, producing the protein MSSIQKAFKVTLIPTHNQEVLINKTIGCARYVYNRFLALRQELYATEQKTLNYNTCSQQLTLLKKEIEWLNVVDKFALQNSLKNLETAYKNFFAGLKKSKNKKGVGFPKFKKKHGCKQSYKTNLTNGNIQVIDNRLKLPKCGWVKFHKSQDITGKLINVTITRTSSGKYIASILCETEIEKYPQVTQNIGLDLGIKSYLVTSDGEVVDNPKYYRIQKRKLRSYHKKLSRTVKGSSNRVKAKIKLARTYSRITNLRDDFLHKLSTRLIKYYSIICIEDLRVANMVKNHKLALSISDASWSKFITMLEYKALWHDRIVQKVGMFYPSSQTCNCCGFINPLVNNLNLREWSCPSCNSYNLRDKNAALNILSEGLRLLTAVGTPEVIKSACGELVSPGAIQAEIVEAGITRLQVV; encoded by the coding sequence TTGTCATCCATCCAAAAAGCATTTAAAGTTACTCTCATACCCACGCATAATCAAGAAGTCTTAATCAACAAGACAATTGGTTGTGCCAGATATGTGTATAACCGCTTTTTGGCACTAAGACAGGAGTTATATGCCACGGAGCAGAAGACTTTAAACTATAATACTTGCAGCCAGCAACTAACTCTACTCAAAAAGGAGATTGAGTGGTTGAATGTTGTAGATAAATTTGCTCTGCAAAACTCACTCAAGAATTTAGAGACAGCATACAAAAACTTTTTTGCTGGCTTGAAGAAGTCTAAAAATAAAAAAGGTGTCGGCTTCCCCAAGTTCAAAAAGAAGCATGGTTGTAAGCAGTCTTACAAAACCAACCTTACCAACGGTAATATTCAGGTAATAGATAATCGTTTAAAGCTTCCAAAGTGTGGATGGGTAAAGTTTCATAAGTCGCAAGACATTACGGGGAAGCTTATCAACGTTACTATAACTCGCACTTCTTCTGGTAAATATATTGCCAGTATTTTGTGTGAAACCGAGATAGAGAAATATCCCCAAGTAACACAGAATATCGGGTTGGATTTGGGAATAAAGTCCTATCTCGTTACTAGCGATGGTGAAGTTGTAGATAACCCAAAATATTACAGAATTCAAAAAAGGAAGTTACGCTCATACCATAAGAAACTATCTCGCACTGTAAAAGGCAGTAGTAATAGAGTCAAAGCGAAAATCAAGCTGGCTCGTACATACTCACGAATTACCAATCTCAGAGATGACTTTCTGCACAAACTATCAACTCGTCTAATCAAATATTACAGTATTATCTGCATTGAGGATTTACGAGTTGCCAATATGGTGAAGAACCACAAGTTAGCACTGAGTATTTCAGACGCTAGTTGGTCGAAGTTCATTACCATGCTCGAATATAAAGCTTTATGGCATGACAGAATTGTGCAGAAAGTTGGAATGTTTTATCCCTCCTCTCAAACTTGCAACTGTTGTGGTTTTATTAATCCACTAGTCAATAATTTAAACTTGCGTGAATGGTCTTGCCCTAGTTGCAATAGCTATAATTTGAGGGATAAAAACGCAGCACTGAATATATTAAGCGAAGGTTTGAGATTATTAACCGCCGTCGGTACGCCGGAGGTTATAAAAAGCGCCTGTGGAGAACTCGTCAGTCCTGGAGCAATTCAGGCAGAGATTGTTGAAGCAGGAATCACGCGACTTCAAGTCGTGTGA
- a CDS encoding pentapeptide repeat-containing protein — protein MPEVNSQQPINSAAILVESYAAGKRDFSKAELGNADLQGINLKGSDLSYADLSEANLSGANLRGTDLSFADLSQANLKDADLRGALLMSANLRQADLKGANLEKADYDRSTNFPQDLDPVKVGMQIKSEN, from the coding sequence ATGCCTGAAGTCAATTCTCAACAGCCTATAAATAGTGCCGCTATTCTTGTGGAAAGTTATGCAGCAGGAAAACGGGACTTTAGTAAAGCAGAACTAGGTAATGCTGATTTGCAAGGCATTAACTTGAAAGGATCTGACCTCAGTTATGCTGACTTGAGTGAAGCTAATCTGAGTGGCGCTAATCTCAGAGGAACTGACTTGAGCTTCGCGGATCTTAGTCAAGCTAATCTGAAGGATGCCGATCTAAGGGGAGCATTGTTGATGTCAGCGAATCTCCGCCAAGCTGATCTCAAAGGAGCGAACCTGGAAAAAGCAGACTACGATCGCAGCACCAATTTTCCCCAAGATTTAGACCCAGTTAAAGTGGGTATGCAGATTAAATCTGAAAATTGA
- a CDS encoding RrF2 family transcriptional regulator, with the protein MVISNKSEYALLALLELATCYPKGEALQIREIAALQDIPNRYLEQLLATLRRGGLIKSIRGAKGGYVLARDPQKITVFDAFSCMEGSDIVVSDCEPTPNTVEGELIQEVWQEARQAANSVLEKYTLQDLCERRSMRQQKELMYYI; encoded by the coding sequence GTGGTGATATCTAATAAATCAGAATACGCGCTTCTCGCCCTGTTAGAGTTGGCAACCTGCTACCCTAAAGGTGAAGCCCTGCAAATTCGAGAAATAGCGGCGTTGCAAGACATCCCGAACCGCTATTTGGAACAACTCCTGGCAACATTAAGACGTGGAGGTTTAATTAAGAGTATACGCGGAGCCAAAGGTGGCTATGTTCTGGCGCGAGATCCCCAGAAGATTACAGTATTCGATGCTTTTAGCTGCATGGAAGGGTCAGATATTGTTGTCTCTGATTGTGAGCCGACTCCCAACACGGTAGAAGGTGAACTAATTCAGGAAGTCTGGCAGGAAGCACGTCAGGCCGCTAACTCCGTTTTAGAAAAATATACACTCCAAGACCTTTGCGAACGAAGATCAATGCGACAGCAAAAGGAACTAATGTATTACATTTAA